One Streptomyces sp. 1331.2 genomic window, CCGGCGCCTCCCACCTCGCCCCGGTCGTCCACGCCACCGGCCGGGCCGGCGGCCGCCTCGCCTTCACCGTCCGCATGCGCGCCGACCAGTACGTCTACTCCGCCGGCTCCGACCGCGACTCCGGCGGCCTGCGCCGCGGCTTCGTCCCCCGCGCCGACGGCACCGAGGAACGCACCTACGGCTCCGCCTCCACCGGCGGCTTCGACGCCGCCGAATGGTCCCGCCGCGTCGCCGCCCACCACGGCGACGTCACCGAGGCCATGCGCACCTGGCTCGTGGACACCGGCCGCGCCGTCCCCGAAGCTGACATCCTGTACCTCGAAGTCCGCGCCTGGATCCCGCCCTCCTGACCCCGCCGCCGCGCAGGTGTGTGACCGAGCGCTTCATCACCCCGCCCCCGATCCGCCGGAGATCAGGGACGGGACGCCCCCAGCGGACGTCCGGGGGGCTGAGGGGCGAGTCCCCCGTGCGAGGGAGGTGGTCGGGCCGGCCGGATGATGTCCCTGCTTGCCGGCTGGTGACATCGTCAAGAGGTCGGTCCACCTCACCTCACCTCGACGGAGCCCGTGATGGCCAGCCAGTTCTCGTCGTCCAACGCTCGGATCGTCGCCCCTCGCTGGGCCGTGTGGGCGGCCTGGGCGACCGTGCTCTGCACGGTGCCCTCGTGCGTGTGGCGGCTCCTGCTCGGTTTCGGAGCCGATGTCGGTTTCACCGGCCGGCTCGGTTCGCTGTACACGGGCACGCCGATCATGGTCTACGTGCTGATCCTCTCGGTGGCCTCACAGGCGGCCGCCTGCCTGACGCTGGGCCTGGTGAAGCCTTGGGGCGAGCGGGTCCCGGGCTGGGTGCCGCGGTTGGGCGGCCGCCGCATCCCGCCCTTGGTGGTGGTCATACCGGCCGCCGTGGGTGCCGTCGCGGTGATGGGACTCTGCGCGGCGGTCACCCTGGTGCCGAACGGGCCGCTGGAGCACCCCGACTTCCCGCACGGCACGGCGGGCGTGATCATGGACATCTGCTATGCGCCGCTGCTCGCCTGGGGGCCACTGGTCGCCGTCCTCACGATCGCCTACGCCCGACGCCGCCGGAGCCGGTAGCCGGACGGGCTGCGGTCTGTCGGCGGCACGATCCCGGTGTCGGAGTAGAACCGGACGGTCTTGACCGTCAGCCCGGTCCGCCGGGCCAGATCACCGATCGTGAAGAGCGTGTCGCCGTCCATACCCGCACTCTCACGCCCCTCCCCCTACGGGAGACTCAACCTCAGTCTTCCCGCCGGGTCGCCGATCCCACAGGTCTTGACACCGAGGAGGCGTTCCTCGGGTGGGGTGAGGCGGGACGGTGTCGGAGGTCTGTCGGTGGTGACGGCGATCTGTCAGCGGTCTGTGGGGCGCACGTCGTGTCATGGGCCGGGTCGGCGTAGGAAAGTGCGCCGTGTCCCCCGAGCTGAAGGAGCCGTTCACGATGTCTTCCGTACCGCCGAGGTCTTCCGTACCGCCGAGCCGGCCGTGGGACGTTCACCGGCTGCCGTCCGCCGTCGGCAGGTCCTTCCTGATCACCGGGGGCAATGCCGGGATCGGCTACTTCGTGGCGGAGCAACTCGCCGGGACCGGGGCCCTCGTGGTGCTCGGGAGCCGGGACCGGGAGAAGGCCGCCGCCGCCATGGCCTCGATCCGCTCACGTGTCCCCGGAGCCCGACTGCGCGCCATCCCGCTGGACCTCGCCGACCTGGCGTCCGTGCGGACCGTCGCGGACGGGCTCGGCCTCGACCGCCTCGACGCGGTGGTCCACAACGCCGGTGTCGCGCTCGACGATCCACCGCGGCGCACGACGAAGGACGGTCACGAGCTGATGTTCGGCGTCAACCACCTGGGGCACGTTGCGCTGACCCGAGCGCTGGCACCCGTGCTGTCAGCGGCGCCCGCCGCCCGGATCGTGACGGTGGGCAGCTTCGCGGCACGCTCCGAGCGGCTGGACCCGGACGACCTCCAGTCGGGCCGGGACTACCGCCCCGGACGCGCCTACGGCCGGTCGAAGCTGGCGCAGATGTCCTTCGCCTTCGAGCTCGACCGCCGCCTGCGCGCCGCCGGCAGCACCGTGCTCAGCGTGGTGGCCCACCCCGGCGGCGCCCTCGATTCCCTGACCCCGCCGCGGGCGGGGGTGCACGTGGCAAGCCGTGGCACACGGCTGCGCGGCCTGCCCGCCGGGCTGCTGCTCCAGGGCAAGGACCGCGGGGCCTGGCCGATCGTCCGGGCCGTCCTGGACCCGTACGTGCAGGGAGGGCAGCTGTGGGGCCCCAGGGCCTTCGGCCTGCGCGGCACACCCCGGTTGGAGCCCGCCCGGGCGCACATGACCGATCCTGCCGTCGCGGGACGCCTGTGGGACGCCAGCTGCGACGGAGCCGGCGTCGAGCTCCACC contains:
- a CDS encoding SDR family NAD(P)-dependent oxidoreductase gives rise to the protein MSSVPPRSSVPPSRPWDVHRLPSAVGRSFLITGGNAGIGYFVAEQLAGTGALVVLGSRDREKAAAAMASIRSRVPGARLRAIPLDLADLASVRTVADGLGLDRLDAVVHNAGVALDDPPRRTTKDGHELMFGVNHLGHVALTRALAPVLSAAPAARIVTVGSFAARSERLDPDDLQSGRDYRPGRAYGRSKLAQMSFAFELDRRLRAAGSTVLSVVAHPGGALDSLTPPRAGVHVASRGTRLRGLPAGLLLQGKDRGAWPIVRAVLDPYVQGGQLWGPRAFGLRGTPRLEPARAHMTDPAVAGRLWDASCDGAGVELHLGLL
- a CDS encoding helix-turn-helix domain containing protein, whose translation is MSPADPNNPNEAARLTQQLLDQGFTKRQVAAMLGRDASLVSQFFTKGKGAAFVDALRQVVRAVRGGERDTEALAGIAGENVVRRRTRTGQKARVRGKDVVGTPGESMAGRAGRQAIRSGASHLAPVVHATGRAGGRLAFTVRMRADQYVYSAGSDRDSGGLRRGFVPRADGTEERTYGSASTGGFDAAEWSRRVAAHHGDVTEAMRTWLVDTGRAVPEADILYLEVRAWIPPS